In a genomic window of Sarcophilus harrisii chromosome 4, mSarHar1.11, whole genome shotgun sequence:
- the SPEM1 gene encoding spermatid maturation protein 1 isoform X2, giving the protein MGDPFQQGTHSCSGRGSENCQNLGEYILVFLGLVIFINIGLNVLRCRLRGFFNQIFHKFFQEDNMFKLAPVVPKKLLIHTPPALKQTWRPAYREPPVYRNSPVCQNPAVCWKSPICRNHSVFPNSAARWNPAVCQNLALSDHCSMDTLTLDVTPPGSCFQHSVFSSEPKQCLDDRLPIGDDKVSHSPRPQAQWEELSACPPSPATHLQQYLGRPAKRVEAKSRMELKAYVYPSKLSSHNAESQSCRENTESGTYGYFSQLFHQVTVKPLSYNSVPSTSHVMYNSWEKKRQVWKENKGVDSLPHACPPDSPEKPSQEWVYYSME; this is encoded by the exons ATGGGTGACCCTTTCCAACAAGGGACCCATTCCTGTTCAGGTCGTGGTTCTGAAAATTGCCAGAACTTGGGCGAATATATCTTGGTATTCCTGGGCCTCGTCATCTTCATCAACATTGGACTCAATGTG CTCCGGTGCCGCCTTAGGGGCTTTTTCAACCAAATATTCCATAAGTTTTTTCAGGAAG ATAACATGTTCAAGCTGGCCCCAGTTGTTCCTAAGAAACTGCTCATCCACACGCCTCCAGCACTGAAGCAGACATGGAGACCTGCTTATCGGGAACCCCCTGTCTATAGAAACTCTCCTGTGTGTCAGAATCCTGCTGTCTGTTGGAAATCTCCTATCTGTCGGAACCATTCTGTCTTTCCTAATTCTGCTGCCCGTTGGAATCCTGCAGTCTGTCAGAACCTTGCTCTCTCTGACCACTGCTCTATGGACACTTTGACTCTTGATGTGACCCCTCCAGGCTCTTGCTTTCAacactcagttttctcatcagaaCCTAAACAATGTCTAGATGACAGGCTTCCCATTGGAGATGACAAAGTTTCCCATTCTCCAAGGCCTCAGGCACAATGGGAAGAGTTATCAGCTTGTCCCCCATCTCCTGCAACCCATTTGCAACAATACCTGGGAAGACCAGCCAAGAGGGTGGAAGCAAAGTCCAGGATGGAACTGAAAGCTTATGTGTACCCCAGTAAGCTTTCATCACATAATGCTGAGTCCCAGAGCTGCAGAGAGAATACAGAATCAGGCACGTATGGATATTTCTCCCAGCTCTTCCACCAGGTTACAGTTAAACCTCTAAGTTACAATTCTGTGCCCTCCACAAGCCATGTGATGTACAATAGCTGGGAAAAGAAGAGGCAAGTATGGAAAGAAAACAAGGGTGTTGACAGCTTGCCCCATGCATGCCCCCCAGACTCTCCTGAAAAGCCAAGCCAGGAATGGGTATACTACTCCATGGAGTAG
- the SPEM1 gene encoding spermatid maturation protein 1 isoform X1, whose protein sequence is MGDPFQQGTHSCSGRGSENCQNLGEYILVFLGLVIFINIGLNVVTLLRCRLRGFFNQIFHKFFQEDNMFKLAPVVPKKLLIHTPPALKQTWRPAYREPPVYRNSPVCQNPAVCWKSPICRNHSVFPNSAARWNPAVCQNLALSDHCSMDTLTLDVTPPGSCFQHSVFSSEPKQCLDDRLPIGDDKVSHSPRPQAQWEELSACPPSPATHLQQYLGRPAKRVEAKSRMELKAYVYPSKLSSHNAESQSCRENTESGTYGYFSQLFHQVTVKPLSYNSVPSTSHVMYNSWEKKRQVWKENKGVDSLPHACPPDSPEKPSQEWVYYSME, encoded by the exons ATGGGTGACCCTTTCCAACAAGGGACCCATTCCTGTTCAGGTCGTGGTTCTGAAAATTGCCAGAACTTGGGCGAATATATCTTGGTATTCCTGGGCCTCGTCATCTTCATCAACATTGGACTCAATGTGGTGACTCTG CTCCGGTGCCGCCTTAGGGGCTTTTTCAACCAAATATTCCATAAGTTTTTTCAGGAAG ATAACATGTTCAAGCTGGCCCCAGTTGTTCCTAAGAAACTGCTCATCCACACGCCTCCAGCACTGAAGCAGACATGGAGACCTGCTTATCGGGAACCCCCTGTCTATAGAAACTCTCCTGTGTGTCAGAATCCTGCTGTCTGTTGGAAATCTCCTATCTGTCGGAACCATTCTGTCTTTCCTAATTCTGCTGCCCGTTGGAATCCTGCAGTCTGTCAGAACCTTGCTCTCTCTGACCACTGCTCTATGGACACTTTGACTCTTGATGTGACCCCTCCAGGCTCTTGCTTTCAacactcagttttctcatcagaaCCTAAACAATGTCTAGATGACAGGCTTCCCATTGGAGATGACAAAGTTTCCCATTCTCCAAGGCCTCAGGCACAATGGGAAGAGTTATCAGCTTGTCCCCCATCTCCTGCAACCCATTTGCAACAATACCTGGGAAGACCAGCCAAGAGGGTGGAAGCAAAGTCCAGGATGGAACTGAAAGCTTATGTGTACCCCAGTAAGCTTTCATCACATAATGCTGAGTCCCAGAGCTGCAGAGAGAATACAGAATCAGGCACGTATGGATATTTCTCCCAGCTCTTCCACCAGGTTACAGTTAAACCTCTAAGTTACAATTCTGTGCCCTCCACAAGCCATGTGATGTACAATAGCTGGGAAAAGAAGAGGCAAGTATGGAAAGAAAACAAGGGTGTTGACAGCTTGCCCCATGCATGCCCCCCAGACTCTCCTGAAAAGCCAAGCCAGGAATGGGTATACTACTCCATGGAGTAG